The nucleotide sequence tgagctccttccgccataggcatggatttcttcaatactttgacactaggaaacctctctcgacccctcgaaccctcgacgaccctggaaccctcgacccctagacgaccctggaaccctcgaccctcgaccctatagaaccctcgaaccctcgaccctgaaaccctcgacccttgaccccttaacgaccctcgaccctctaccctagttcccgaccctcgacccctcggcggtcctcgacaccctcgttcccgataaaaattaagaagaagaagaagaagaagaagaagaagaagaagaagaagaagaagaagaagaagaagaagaagaagaagaagaagaagaagaagaaagaggagaagaagaaaggaatagctagaggagaagatcaaagaaaaagaagaagaagaaaaagaggagaagaagaaaggaatagtggagaagaagaaaaaatagaatatattctattttctcttcttctccactattcgtttcttcttctcctcttctttttcttcttttttcttcttcttatttatttctcctcttcttcctctcctcctcttcttcttatttagttctctcgacccctcgtccctctctcgacccctcgacgaccttCGTCCCTGATTACATTTTTTTCTCCCCTCGTCACCTCTCGACCTCTCGTCCCACTCTCGacccctcatcatcatctatcaccccctcattttctttagcatatatccatgaacaaaataataattcatatatagaaaaaatgctatatgaacatacatacatatgagcatatacagagagcatatacatagccaaatccatatacagagagcacatacatacatacatacatacatacatacatacatacatacatacatacatacatacatatgagcatatacatacatacatagccatacatacatacatacatatatacatacatagccataCATATGAGCCTCTCAGCGGCGATGGTCAGAGCAACAGGGATCGATGGGAAGGGGGGAGCTCACTGGGGGCGCGAcggggaggaggccggggacggggaggaggccggcgacggcgcggggcgacggGGAGGGGGTCGGAGATGGCGCacgcagcgacgaggaggaggccggcgacggcgcAAGCAGTGACGGGGACAAGtcctgcggcggcgcggggcgacggcgacggggagcgggcgacgacgggctcggggcggcgacgacgacggcgaacggcctgggggcgtcgggggcgaatgggagcggttggcgaaattttcacaagtgctaccttatatacccagagcaatggtcccggttcgtggcacgaaccgtgaccaatgcccccctttggtcccggttggtggcaccaaccgggaccaaatgccaattttcagcagcccaaagggcgggaagcggcggcctatggtccccgttggtggcaccaaccgggactaaaggggggcattggtcacggttcgtggactaaaggggggcattggtcacggttcgtgccacgaaccgggaccaatgccccctttagtcccggttggtgccaccaaccgggaccaatggccttgtgctgccccgcgcccaaaagtttagtcccacctcgctagttgagagggctcgggagtggtttataagcactgctgcgcccaccctcctgaactcctctcaactgcaggctttcgggcctaatctgtcactgcaatgcctgtgggcctactgggcccactgcgggcctgaatcctggcccatggtagggtttctagtcgtattcaggccgtggtggcccagtaggtggcatttttttgtttttttgttgctttatttattttcttttgtttttggtttattttttaattctttatgcttttagttttagaaaaattataaactttttgttaatgccattagttttcaaatttgaaaataattttttagttttctttgttgatttatttattttattttgtgattaactttactataaaaatagttttttcctgtttttttgatttgttttttgcattattgattttattttgttttttgctttaatttttaattctgtttgcttttaggttagcaaaattataaactttctgttagtgccattagttttacaaaaattataaactttctgttagtgccattagttttcaaatttgaaaacatttttttagtttttttgctttctttgttgctttatttattttattttgtgattaactttactataaaaatagttttttcctatttttttgatttgttttttgcattatttattttcttctgttttttgctttaatttttaattttgtttgcttttaggttagcaaaattataaactttctgttagtgccattagttttagaaaaattataaactttctgttagtgccattagttttcaaatttgaatagttaaaatttgaattctttgaaaattgtttgaatcacaagtttgtgattaacttactaaaaaaatgagaatagatgaaAGTTGaaagtttctgttagtgccattagttttagaaagttgaaagttaaaagttggcatgggccagggactaatggtcatggtattacgagggccgaaccataagacatgaaagcatttcaaatgaactctgaaaaagttgaaagttgggatggtatcataatttcacccacatatcatgtgcatgtacaaaacggacaatggtagcatgttcgtgtgttacaaagttgcggGAGAAAGGAGCGatgctagggcatatttccaacaggcatcCTTCCCGCGACCCTTAAACTGTCCATGCCATGCTAGAAGGAGCGATCATGTTGGTTCACAGAATTGCAAAATGTGGATGAACAAATCTTTGGATATCCTGAACCGGAGACGGAAGTACCCTCTGGAAAAACGGGTGGTGTACCAAAATAGTTGCACATCAATCTCTCATGCTCTGAACCCGTTCTCCCGATGAACTCACGGCCAAATAAGGGACCACCACGCTTTGACTTATTCCTCTTGTGCATTGCCCCTCGCATAGCACTGTCCTCTTCTTCGTTCATATCAAATTCCTCATCCGACGATGAATCATCCATGAAAGAGGAGTCgcacgaactcatctacaatgcgGAAATCACCGTCAAACTACACCTTCATGTCCGATAAAAAAACCCTCCTAGTTTGCAAGATTTTTTTTTCATTGCGGGAATTTGCTCGAACACGTTGTGGGCAAGGTGGAAGGAATCAACCAGCGGCGGGTCGGGATGTGTGCGGCGGCTGCAGACTTGAGATGGCGGGTGCCGGGTGGGCAATGGCTGCAGGTAGCCGCGTGGCTGCCGGAGGACTTTGCTTGCGTGGAGGCGCCGATGAAGGCAACACCCGAGAAACCGCTGGCTCGGCCGATTGCGGTGGTCGTGCGACATCACCTTTTTAGCTTCGGCGGCTGAAAACTGCTACAAGAAGGTGGCCGAGAGCTTGTACAACCATTACGGCAGCTGGAGCTCCGACAAATTTCCAAATCGGTCGCGCGATCTCGGCGGGGCACAATCAGATCGGCGTCGACTACGGCGGCGTGGTTGATGGCGGGAATAGGCAGCCGAGTCGGGTAGGCGGCGTCGCGTTTTGGGGCAAAAATCGCATGTGGACAGGCGGGCGAAAGTGAAATGAAGGTTTATTATATTACGTCTTTCATGTTACAAGTTGAAATGACATCgtattcaagatttcttttcccgacaaagggtggattttattacctcaaaatgaagcatcaagtgaaTACAACAGATAATGAGCAGACACCAgcctctgcatagctaagatgcacaaAGACAACACAGACTAAACACACCGACAGATAGCAATGTCATACAAGACCAAAGCCATGCCTTAGcatggaaaaagaagaagaagaaaaaagccgAAGCGGTCAAAACAGAGATCGACAAACTACAGTAACGATCTTATCCGCACTAATCTTCTCTTGACACCACAAGGACGGCGAAgttcttcaacaacaacgccttcaGAAAAGAAACAATGCTCAAACACCGTATTGAAGATGATTATTGCATCACAGTGTGCAGAACCACCAATCCTGATTTAAAAAAGAAGAATGATTGATGGTTGCAGTTGTCCCAGTCAGGATCTGATTTGCTTATCCAGAAGGCGACGATCCCAATGCCCATGCCCGCCTCCGTTACAAAGCTCCGACCCATCATCCATCGTCCATCACCAGTGCGGTATACACCCCGGTTGACTAGCGCTGATTTGCTCCCTCTCCAGCTCCGGCTCCCAgatcgagacggcggcggcggcggcgatgggcgccCACCCTTACGTGCCGGCGAGCCTGGACCTCCCGGGCTACGTGCCGCTGCGCCTCACCCAGCTCGAGATCCTCGGGGCCTACCTCGGCACCtccctcttcgtcctcgtcgccgTCTGGCTCCTCTCCGGTAAAAACATTACCTTCCCCCAATCCCGCCCCAGTCGAGATCTCGCCGGCCGTCAGTCAGCtcacgcctccgcctccgcctccgctgcGCAGGGAGATGCCGCAGGTTGTCCGGCACCGACCGCCTGCTCATGTGCTGGTGGGCGTTCACCGGCCTCACCCACATACTCATCGAGGGCCCCTTCGTCTTCACCCCCGATTTCTTCACCAAGACCAACCCCAACTTCTTCGACGAAGTCTGTAAGTTGATCTCCAGGCTGATTCTTTCACCAACAACAGTCCCAATTACTAGTCAAGTTTAGCTCCAAATCTGGATCGGTCAAGATGGAGTTCTTGAGGTCGTTGTGTCTGCTCTCGTGTTTGTCCAGGGAAGGAGTACAGCAAGGGTGACTCCAGGTACGTCGCCAGGGACACCGCCACCGTCACCGTCGAAGGAATCACGGCCGTGCTGAAAGGCCCTGCC is from Triticum aestivum cultivar Chinese Spring chromosome 3A, IWGSC CS RefSeq v2.1, whole genome shotgun sequence and encodes:
- the LOC123060184 gene encoding probable 3-beta-hydroxysteroid-Delta(8),Delta(7)-isomerase, with the protein product MGAHPYVPASLDLPGYVPLRLTQLEILGAYLGTSLFVLVAVWLLSGRCRRLSGTDRLLMCWWAFTGLTHILIEGPFVFTPDFFTKTNPNFFDEVWKEYSKGDSRYVARDTATVTVEGITAVLKGPASLLAVYAIASRKSYSHILQFAVCLGQLYGCIVYFTTAYLDGFNFWASPFYFWAYFIGANSSWVVIPLLIATRSWKRICAAIHQSEKIKTK